Proteins encoded in a region of the Zea mays cultivar B73 chromosome 4, Zm-B73-REFERENCE-NAM-5.0, whole genome shotgun sequence genome:
- the LOC100282827 gene encoding cytokinin-O-glucosyltransferase 2 (The RefSeq protein has 3 substitutions compared to this genomic sequence) — protein sequence MLNVAKLLHARGFHVTFVNTEYNQARLVRTRGAAAVAGLPGFRFATIPDGLPPSEDDDVTQDIPSLCKSTTETCLGPFRRLLADLSDPPVTCVVSDVVMGFSIDATKELGLPYVQLWTASTISFLGYRHYHLLKSRGLAPLKSVEQLTNGFLDTAVEDVPGLRNMRFRDFPSFIRSTDPDEYMVGYVLQETGRTAGASAVILNTFDELEGEAVAAMRSLGLARKVYTLGPLPLLAREDPPTPRSAISLSLWKEEEECLRWLDGRDPGSVVYVNFGSITVMTSDQLVEFAWGLANSGRPFLWIIRRDLVRGDTAVLPPEFLSETAGRGLMATWCPQQAVLDHPAVAAFLTHSGWNSTLEAMCGGVPVISWPFFADQQTNCRYQCNEWGVGMEIDSNVRRDAVASLIAELMEGEQGKEMRRRALEWRDKAIEVAKPGGTSYRNFDELVRNVLLPKN from the exons ATGCTCAACGTGGCGAAGCTGCTGCACGCCCGGGGCTTCCACGTCACCTTCGTCAACACCGAGTACAACCAGGCGCGCCTCGTCCGGACCCGCGGGGCGGCGGCCGTGGCCGGCCTCCCGGGCTTCCGCTTCGCCACCATCCCCGACGGCCTGCCGCCGTCGGAGGACGACGACGTCACGCAGGACATCCCCTCGCTGTGCAAGTCCACCACGGAGACCTGCCTCGGGCCCTTCCGCCGCCTGCTCGCGGACCTCAGCGACCCGCCCGTCACCTGCGTCGTCTCCGACGTCGTCATGGGCTTCTCCATCGACGCCACCAAGGAGCTCGGCCTTCCCTACGTCCAGCTCTGGACTGCCAGCACCATCAGCTTCCTCGGCTACCGCCACTACCACCTCCTCAAGAGCCGTGGCCTCGCTCCGCTCAAAA GTGTGGAGCAGCTGACGAACGGATTCCTTGACACGGCGGTGGAGGACGTGCCGGGGCTGCGGAACATGAGGTTCCGGGACTTCCCGAGCTTCATCCGCTCCACGGACCCGGACGAGTACATGGTGGGCTACGTCCTCCAGGAGACGGGGCGCACGGCGGGCGCGTCGGCCGTGATCCTCAACACCTTCGACGAGCTGGAGGGCGAGGCGGTGGCGGCCATGCGCTCGCTCGGCCTGGCGCGCAAGGTGTACACGCTGGGCCCGCTCCCGCTGCTGGCGCGCGAGGACCCGCCCACCCCGCGCTCCGCCATCAGCCTCAGCCTGTGGAAGGAGGAGGAGGAGTGCCTGCGGTGGCTCGACGGCAGGGACCCCGGCTCCGTCGTCTACGTCAACTTCGGCAGCATCACCGTGATGACCAGCGAGCAGCTGGTGGAGTTCGCGTGGGGGCTGGCCAACAGCGGCAGGCCGTTCCTGTGGATCATCCGGCGCGACCTCGTCAGGGGCGACACCGCCGTGCTGCCGCCGGAGTTCCTGTCCGAGACGGCCGGCCGCGGGCTCATGGCCACCTGGTGCCCGCAGCAGGCGGTGCTGGACCACCCGGCCGTGGCCGCGTTCCTCACGCACAGCGGATGGAACTCCACGCTGGAGGCCATGTGCGGCGGCGTCCCGGTCATCAGCTGGCCCTTCTTCGCCGACCAGCAGACCAACTGCCGCTACCAGTGCAACGAGTGGGGCGTCGGGATGGAGATCGACAGCAACGTCCGGCGCGACGCCGTGGCGAGCCTCATCGCTGAGCTCATGGAGGGGGAGCAGGGGAAGGAGATGAGGAGAAGGGCACTGGAATGGAGGGACAAGGCCATCGAGGTGGCCAAGCCCGGAGGCACGTCTCACCGGAATTTCGATGACCTGGTTCGCAATGTGCTCCTGCCAAAGAACTAG